From one Pseudomonas sp. B21-048 genomic stretch:
- a CDS encoding polysaccharide biosynthesis tyrosine autokinase has translation MDNSPSIYVERPLQPHLAQQQYSEEKDTIDLLKYWRVIWRAHWKIAWLILLGCALAMATLSFIPPQYIGSTTLLIKEKTPPLLAFQQVTDSSSGTVDYLQTQLALMQSRDLAERAVKKLSLTTHPVTDPRQQPESWFTPRKWLATLELGQWLPVAGLLTPMPVMPSEADIFNEVTQDLMQHTSVKFVGKSQLIKIEVELPDSGLAAAAANAIAQGFIDSQLDNSLKSSQTSTSWMNSRLIELRNNLRSAENKLQAYREAQGLVDVGGVTTISANELEMTGNRMIDARRNLAEAESRFRQVQALSNGDLSKLSSVPAVLSNPVVQKFQAQQAKAQAKVEELSGRYGPKHPTLAAARAELRMATDSLRLQVRQVVASIEQDYQLSRASENSLRQSFNSNKAQIQDISRKEFQLREFQREVDSSRALYETFVTRLKETAATADMDATKARIVDPAIVPLEPSKPRKTLIVAIVAIVAALIGITQALLSETLNKTFKTDEAVESALDLPLLSVVPLVTKRSRRQLARLFDDNDHPRFCETIRNLRTWLMLHSGDMPSQVVLVASTMADEGKSTIANNLASSLTRLERVLLIDADMRKPSLSLNFDFPADSPGLANVLAGTARLEDCIRTVGNLDMLPAGKLSPPPLDLLSSPRLAPLLEALKSRYQRIIIDSPPAQMVSDALLLAKHSDAVIYVVKAESTPVNLVQKCLAILQQSHAPVFGVVLNQVDLRNARRQGYSHSDTFQNYDYMSR, from the coding sequence ATGGACAACAGCCCAAGCATCTACGTCGAACGTCCGCTCCAGCCACATCTGGCTCAGCAGCAGTACAGCGAGGAAAAGGACACCATTGACCTGCTCAAATACTGGAGGGTGATCTGGCGCGCCCATTGGAAAATCGCATGGTTGATACTGCTTGGCTGTGCGCTGGCGATGGCCACGCTGTCGTTCATTCCCCCACAGTACATCGGCAGTACCACCCTGCTGATCAAAGAAAAAACGCCGCCGCTGTTGGCCTTTCAGCAAGTCACGGATTCGAGCTCCGGTACCGTCGATTACTTACAGACGCAACTGGCGCTTATGCAATCGCGGGATCTGGCCGAACGCGCCGTCAAAAAGCTCAGCCTCACCACCCACCCGGTGACCGATCCGCGCCAACAACCGGAGTCGTGGTTCACACCGCGAAAATGGTTGGCAACGCTTGAGCTTGGCCAGTGGCTGCCAGTAGCAGGCCTTTTGACGCCCATGCCGGTGATGCCCTCTGAAGCGGATATCTTCAATGAAGTCACGCAGGACCTCATGCAACATACCAGCGTCAAATTCGTCGGTAAAAGTCAGCTGATTAAAATAGAGGTGGAGTTACCCGACTCTGGCCTGGCTGCCGCCGCCGCCAATGCAATTGCCCAAGGCTTCATCGATAGCCAGCTCGACAATAGCTTGAAGTCCTCGCAGACCAGCACCAGCTGGATGAACTCACGCCTGATCGAGTTGCGCAATAACCTGCGCAGTGCCGAAAACAAACTTCAGGCTTACCGGGAAGCACAAGGCCTGGTCGACGTCGGCGGTGTCACCACCATCAGCGCCAATGAACTGGAAATGACCGGCAACCGCATGATCGATGCCCGCCGCAACCTGGCGGAAGCCGAGAGCCGGTTTCGCCAGGTGCAGGCCCTGAGCAACGGCGACCTGAGCAAACTCTCAAGTGTGCCGGCCGTCTTGAGTAATCCTGTGGTGCAGAAATTCCAGGCGCAACAGGCCAAGGCTCAAGCCAAGGTCGAAGAATTGTCCGGGCGCTACGGCCCAAAACATCCGACCCTGGCTGCCGCTCGCGCCGAGTTGCGCATGGCTACCGACAGTTTGCGCCTGCAGGTTCGACAGGTGGTCGCCAGCATCGAACAGGATTACCAGCTATCCAGGGCCAGTGAAAACTCACTGCGTCAATCATTCAACAGCAACAAGGCGCAGATACAGGATATTTCGCGTAAAGAATTCCAGTTGCGTGAATTCCAACGTGAAGTCGACAGCAGCCGCGCCCTGTATGAGACCTTCGTCACTCGTTTGAAGGAAACGGCGGCCACGGCAGACATGGACGCCACCAAGGCGCGCATCGTCGACCCTGCGATTGTGCCTTTGGAACCGAGCAAGCCTCGTAAAACATTGATTGTGGCCATTGTTGCCATCGTGGCTGCGCTGATCGGCATAACGCAGGCGTTGCTGTCCGAAACCCTGAATAAAACCTTCAAGACCGACGAAGCCGTCGAAAGCGCGCTAGACCTCCCCCTCCTCAGCGTGGTGCCGCTGGTGACCAAGAGAAGCCGTCGGCAACTGGCGCGATTGTTCGACGACAACGACCATCCGCGTTTTTGCGAGACCATTCGCAATCTGCGCACCTGGTTGATGTTGCACAGCGGCGACATGCCGTCACAGGTAGTACTCGTTGCCTCAACCATGGCCGATGAGGGCAAAAGCACCATCGCCAACAACCTGGCCTCCTCGCTCACGAGGCTGGAGCGTGTCCTGTTGATCGATGCCGACATGCGCAAACCCAGCCTGTCGCTCAACTTCGACTTTCCGGCAGACAGCCCGGGGCTGGCCAATGTCCTGGCGGGTACTGCCCGGCTCGAAGACTGTATTCGTACGGTCGGCAACCTCGACATGCTGCCGGCCGGCAAACTTTCACCCCCTCCGCTGGACCTGCTCAGCTCGCCGCGCCTGGCCCCCCTGCTTGAGGCGCTGAAGTCGCGGTACCAACGCATCATCATCGACTCCCCGCCTGCGCAAATGGTCAGCGATGCGCTGTTGCTGGCCAAGCATTCGGACGCAGTGATCTATGTGGTCAAGGCCGAGAGCACGCCTGTGAACCTGGTGCAGAAATGCCTTGCCATTCTGCAGCAGAGCCATGCGCCGGTGTTTGGTGTGGTGCTCAACCAGGTTGACCTGCGCAACGCTCGTAGACAGGGCTACAGCCATTCCGATACGTTCCAGAACTACGACTACATGTCCAGATAG